The proteins below come from a single Xiphophorus hellerii strain 12219 chromosome 14, Xiphophorus_hellerii-4.1, whole genome shotgun sequence genomic window:
- the nat16 gene encoding histidine N-acetyltransferase gives MKIDTNLTIPQLPEALSQAGLQFAIATEEDFDEIMAMSKDIYGGLDYLPTRYTSWLQESNRTVILARKEGKVIALESVCVIDDGETMLVEGLRVAPQERGKGVAGVLLRFCSELVKSKYPDVKVTRLTRDDQLGPKDFEKYRIITKQGILLVRFRAEELKLRLREIIPSAGIRSSQQPGPPPVLLDQTSIHQLYLTTDLMHDVLPNATIIQDWQPFKLLPSNVAILLKKEIDWLVDDVSNPTVASLCTFPFKVPIGDDWYYLNIDMFGKDLSLAQQQFLRHLQRHTNHLKGHVMCQIFLEPGLWRPMTDFCQNTLNVDLVKEYTEQCVVESDLI, from the exons ATGAAGATTGATACCAACCTGACCATTCCTCAGCTTCCTGAGGCCCTCTCCCAAGCTGGTCTTCAGTTTGCTATTGCCACTGAGGAGGACTTTGATGAAATTATGGCAATGAGCAAGGACATCTATGGTGGTCTGGACTACCTTCCCACCAGATACACCAGCTGGCTCCAGGAATCCAACCGCACAGTTATTCTGGCACGCAAAGAGGGGAAAGTG ATTGCTCTGGAATCAGTGTGTGTGATTGATGACGGGGAGACAATGCTTGTGGAAGGTCTCCGTGTCGCTCctcaggaaagggggaagggcGTAGCGGGAGTTCTGCTGCGCTTCTGCTCCGAGTTGGTCAAATCCAAGTATCCAGATGTAAAAGTGACCCGCCTGACTCGTGACGATCAGCTTGGGCCCAAGGACTTTGAAAAGTATCGCATCATCACCAAGCAG GGCATTCTGCTGGTGCGTTTCAGAGCTGAAGAACTCAAACTGCGACTTCGCGAAATTATTCCGAGTGCCGGCATTCGTTCTTCACAGCAGCCCGGTCCTCCTCCTGTGCTTCTCGATCAAACATCTATCCATCAGCTCTACCTTACCACTGACTTGATGCACGACGTGCTTCCTAACGCCACCATCATTCAAGACTGGCAGCCATTCAAGCTTCTACCGAGCAACGTTGCGATCCTACTGAAGAAGGAAATCGACTGGCTGGTGGATGATGTGTCCAATCCGACTGTGGCCAGCCTCTGTACCTTCCCTTTCAAGGTGCCCATTGGAGATGATTG GTATTACCTGAACATTGACATGTTTGGTAAAGACCTGAGTTTGGCTCAGCAGCAGTTCCTGCGCCACCTTCAGCGCCACACAAACCACCTGAAGGGTCATGTGATGTGCCAGATATTCCTGGAGCCTGGTCTTTGGAGGCCCATGACTGATTTCTGTCAGAACACTTTAAATGTAGATTTGGTGAAAGAGTACACTGAGCAATGTGTGGTGGAGTCAGATCTGATCTAG